One window from the genome of Fulvivirga lutea encodes:
- a CDS encoding T9SS type A sorting domain-containing protein yields MKRLVFTLILTSNFIISLAQNGRYNLRVEIVELCGLGQTDDGDYRYLFTVTEEGGSVRNGQFGSSNLYNGTCITPDNPTQPGSRLPYALVDITYEHNSSVTSHQAFFDVLAWEHDCSPDWSPSDCGGNQEDDDVKSFAQNITFNLNDVPAGQWHNPVLKAIQDKYTFKYRWRWTPPVPDTPKLPEGGVNNLCSGTSFTMETKSYPGIQSYNWYINVDNEQVITGYQTKFDQACADWIYANCDGQQQSARMAASTFNNTLTPIVDPTSCDIADCYYDEPIYGTKWTSIGTSILPEMDIVAPTATTNVKEVRIKVEAVGANGVKSIPWNNQSSKLFVWPEAPSLHDYENDIGNDEIPTDIEIQHYSEPSERLSHGDLQSIEVLNVSCTNGGDAKIRIKKVTGSGKYYYNLKHLNSGQVFNINGADLPNNGDPGSGGGGDPGDGDPGDGGPGPIKPGTLQTLNLTKPSIGDYIVFPDDDPDDGAEPLEAGTYLLRIENLESPYEDPDDPNPVRMCYNTYEIIVKEPAALPSIDTVKRNYTGYNVSCKGESDGEVTIEGSDGIGNYHFYLYPVDGSETLVDTSAYKSSHKFTGLSNISKDGAYDYEAEIVDEQGCVSNKEQITIEEPQELEIEMPVLSDKQNTGFQISCEGAGDGEISVSGTGGAGDYTYYLLKKNTGNNFDLIDSKTVASNQADKGVIFTQDDDRGIVIDEGTYKIQLEDQNSCTSESLEFEMDEPDPPLELLEVDKRHPLCIGGDDGYLIVKGIGGIPFNEDGYKFSLNDDMTDYKIDTVVTFDKLVKGSYTVYVQGYNNCIASLGININDNPNPLNLEVSSFVSPRCSGIYNGSFVLTASNYQGNPNLRFEIITPDGSILNSGVVTSPSFEFTNLVDGLYTLKVFDLAVSKPCEKTIENYALINRDDPLKLEASIQEPSCNGFSDGVITYLAEGGDKPYQFSFDNENYFADLLNDGLFEYTGLPANVSSGYTLYVRDANYTEVYPSSCVESFNQILTEPSFVTITETISDVSCFGGSDGELSVVVTGGKPADGYSYEWVDLSNTAVLGVDDNLASLSAGNYRVKVKNGACPPKFESFTISEPSELKVQYVIPSTTSCTGRNDGFVTIGASGGTPPYQYTVNGITKQVGFFTDLPVGTHQVEISDNQGCSAIEEFDIENGIIIVQIESSQNLSCYQSNDGVIKLSAAGGSSPYTYSINGTDFFSYSEFINLNAQSYQLVAKDATGCTSDVTEITLSQPTDLVINPVVDRHAYCDQANGQVSVEIAGGTPAFDGHYTITFLDGDLQEVNPITLKSGTYQIIVSDVNGCSKSESVMIENLPPHTLSYSILTTPYCGLPIGSAEVLVSGGVGPFEYSWESTSESTAVSEVLKAGTHTVSVTDQYTGCNEFIDVVLSDGEPLTASQSVINATCNQNNGEAIVNISGGVEPYSYEWIGLSNPTNNQTNLFAGNYTVIITDAVGCTLSYNVIINNEDGPTIDSFLTSSSWCGLATGEASVTVSGGTSPYIYQWITTNPVQTSATAINLLAGEHIVQITDATGCIVSQSIIVTDDASLEPSIEVVDISNSACDLAIGSASVQMTGGLPPYTYQWNDNSNSTNATATGLIAGTYTVIGTDKKGCQVSVSLQVVDEPDPVLSFVSKTSSACGLSLGTAEVLMSGGEEPYTYYWNDPENQTTSFAERLSAGSYQVYGEDANGCTTNTLQISINDLPSMQINTVEIIPTSCHDSADGEAIIEVVNAAEPYSISWNDNNSQNDLHLVNVSGGDYEVTIIDNNGCSQSLTVTIPSPEPISILNTVYTEPSCFDGCDGSIEVYATGGVGGYSFEWSDGQNGNIATGLCAGIQELTIRDRNGCAFTTTFDLGQPDKITETGIPEHEILCEGQTVTLNPGPTWSGHIWESDNGFYSEETSVTLSDPGNYYLSVFSENNCLVQDTFLLENRDDILEAHFLMATEAEVGDTVVIVEISWPEPDNITWEIPSAAREISSGSFFKELVFEESGNHSVGLNATIGECEDFYSKSIRIFGRGELRTNGRSASEELIKQFIIYPNPNDGEFTIRVLLSTVDDVELSIVSLQNGLIESKYLGQEANEYNVEFNLPQLVKGVYLANLRVGNKEKNLRFVVK; encoded by the coding sequence ATGAAACGACTAGTATTCACTTTAATCTTAACAAGCAATTTTATTATATCATTAGCCCAAAACGGTAGGTATAATTTAAGGGTTGAAATAGTTGAGCTTTGTGGTTTGGGACAAACTGATGATGGTGATTACCGATATCTATTCACAGTGACTGAAGAGGGAGGATCTGTTAGGAATGGTCAATTTGGCTCATCTAACTTATATAATGGGACATGTATCACTCCTGATAATCCTACACAACCTGGAAGTAGATTACCGTATGCATTGGTTGATATAACATATGAGCACAATTCGAGCGTCACATCCCATCAAGCATTTTTTGATGTTCTAGCTTGGGAACATGATTGTAGCCCGGATTGGAGCCCGAGTGATTGTGGAGGAAATCAAGAAGATGATGATGTAAAGAGTTTCGCACAAAATATTACCTTTAATTTGAATGATGTACCTGCTGGTCAATGGCATAATCCAGTTTTAAAAGCAATACAAGATAAATACACATTCAAATACCGTTGGCGTTGGACGCCTCCTGTACCAGATACTCCTAAGCTTCCGGAGGGTGGGGTAAATAATTTATGCTCTGGTACTTCATTTACAATGGAAACAAAAAGTTATCCGGGTATTCAGTCATACAACTGGTATATCAATGTAGATAATGAACAAGTAATAACTGGCTATCAAACTAAGTTCGATCAAGCCTGTGCAGATTGGATTTATGCGAATTGTGATGGTCAACAACAATCTGCGAGAATGGCGGCAAGTACGTTTAATAATACTCTAACCCCAATCGTTGATCCAACTTCATGCGACATAGCTGATTGTTATTATGATGAACCTATTTATGGTACCAAATGGACTTCTATCGGTACATCGATATTGCCTGAAATGGATATTGTTGCACCAACCGCCACAACAAATGTCAAAGAGGTAAGGATTAAAGTAGAAGCGGTAGGTGCAAATGGCGTGAAAAGTATACCCTGGAATAATCAGTCGTCCAAATTATTCGTTTGGCCAGAAGCACCTTCATTGCATGATTATGAAAATGATATTGGTAATGATGAAATACCTACCGATATAGAAATCCAGCACTATTCTGAGCCAAGTGAAAGGCTATCTCATGGTGATTTGCAATCCATTGAAGTTTTAAATGTGTCTTGTACTAACGGTGGGGATGCAAAAATTCGCATTAAAAAAGTTACAGGTAGCGGCAAATATTATTACAATCTTAAGCATTTAAATTCAGGACAAGTATTTAATATCAATGGTGCCGATTTACCTAATAATGGAGACCCCGGTTCTGGCGGAGGTGGTGATCCCGGTGATGGCGATCCTGGAGATGGAGGTCCAGGTCCAATTAAACCAGGAACATTACAAACTCTTAATTTAACAAAGCCATCCATAGGAGATTACATAGTATTTCCTGATGATGACCCTGATGACGGAGCCGAACCCTTAGAAGCGGGTACTTACTTGCTAAGAATAGAAAATTTAGAAAGTCCTTACGAAGATCCAGATGATCCTAATCCAGTTAGAATGTGCTACAATACTTATGAAATCATAGTTAAGGAACCGGCAGCACTACCATCTATTGACACAGTTAAAAGAAATTATACAGGTTATAATGTTTCGTGCAAAGGTGAATCAGACGGAGAAGTAACCATAGAAGGTAGCGATGGTATTGGTAATTACCACTTTTATCTATATCCGGTAGACGGCTCTGAAACATTAGTAGATACAAGTGCTTATAAGTCATCACATAAGTTTACGGGTTTATCAAATATTAGTAAAGATGGCGCATATGATTACGAAGCTGAAATTGTAGATGAACAAGGATGTGTATCCAATAAAGAGCAAATTACCATTGAGGAACCACAAGAGCTTGAAATTGAGATGCCTGTTTTATCTGATAAACAAAATACGGGTTTTCAGATAAGCTGTGAAGGTGCAGGGGATGGTGAGATATCAGTTTCTGGGACTGGTGGTGCTGGAGATTATACCTACTATCTACTGAAAAAGAATACTGGAAACAATTTCGATTTAATCGATTCAAAAACTGTTGCAAGCAATCAAGCAGATAAAGGAGTTATTTTCACCCAAGATGACGATAGGGGGATAGTAATTGATGAGGGTACTTATAAAATCCAATTAGAGGATCAAAATTCATGTACCAGCGAAAGTTTGGAATTTGAAATGGACGAGCCAGATCCACCTTTAGAATTATTGGAAGTAGATAAAAGACACCCGTTATGTATCGGAGGAGATGATGGTTATCTAATTGTTAAAGGGATTGGCGGAATACCATTTAATGAAGATGGATACAAGTTTTCACTAAATGATGATATGACTGACTATAAAATTGATACAGTAGTAACATTTGATAAATTGGTCAAGGGATCCTATACTGTTTACGTTCAAGGATATAATAATTGTATTGCCTCGTTAGGTATTAACATTAATGATAATCCAAATCCCTTAAATTTGGAGGTTAGTAGTTTTGTCTCACCGCGTTGTTCTGGCATATATAACGGATCTTTTGTATTAACAGCTAGTAATTATCAGGGTAACCCTAACCTTCGATTTGAAATAATAACTCCTGATGGATCAATACTAAATTCCGGTGTTGTTACATCACCCAGCTTCGAGTTTACAAATTTGGTTGACGGTTTATACACACTAAAAGTTTTTGATTTAGCTGTTTCAAAGCCATGTGAAAAAACTATTGAAAATTATGCATTAATAAACCGTGATGACCCTTTAAAACTAGAAGCTTCTATTCAAGAACCATCTTGTAATGGCTTTAGTGATGGGGTTATAACCTACTTAGCTGAAGGTGGTGATAAACCTTATCAATTTTCTTTCGATAACGAAAACTATTTTGCAGACCTACTAAATGACGGACTGTTTGAATATACTGGTCTACCGGCCAACGTATCATCCGGATATACGCTATATGTTAGGGATGCAAATTACACAGAAGTATACCCCTCATCGTGTGTTGAATCGTTCAATCAAATATTAACAGAACCGTCATTTGTAACAATAACTGAAACAATAAGTGATGTCTCTTGCTTTGGTGGTAGTGATGGTGAATTATCTGTGGTAGTAACTGGTGGCAAACCTGCCGATGGTTACTCTTATGAATGGGTTGACTTATCTAATACTGCAGTGTTAGGTGTAGATGATAATTTGGCTTCACTAAGTGCAGGTAACTATAGAGTGAAAGTTAAAAATGGAGCCTGTCCACCTAAATTTGAATCATTTACAATTAGCGAACCTTCAGAGTTAAAGGTTCAATATGTTATTCCTTCAACTACGTCATGCACTGGAAGAAATGATGGATTTGTGACTATTGGTGCATCAGGCGGAACGCCTCCTTACCAATACACCGTAAATGGAATTACAAAACAAGTAGGCTTTTTTACGGACTTACCTGTTGGTACACATCAGGTTGAAATTAGCGATAACCAAGGGTGTAGTGCAATTGAAGAATTTGATATTGAAAATGGCATTATTATCGTTCAAATAGAATCTAGTCAGAATCTAAGCTGTTATCAATCTAACGATGGGGTAATCAAACTCAGCGCTGCAGGTGGATCTTCGCCTTACACATACTCTATTAATGGTACTGACTTTTTCAGTTATAGTGAGTTTATTAATTTGAATGCTCAGTCATATCAACTTGTCGCTAAGGATGCCACAGGTTGTACCTCAGATGTAACAGAAATTACCCTTTCACAGCCTACAGATCTCGTAATTAATCCAGTTGTTGACCGACATGCTTATTGCGATCAGGCCAATGGGCAAGTTAGTGTGGAAATAGCGGGCGGAACACCGGCTTTCGATGGTCATTATACTATTACTTTCCTGGATGGTGATTTGCAAGAGGTTAATCCCATAACCTTAAAATCTGGTACATATCAAATTATTGTATCTGATGTAAATGGCTGTTCCAAATCGGAAAGTGTAATGATTGAAAATTTACCACCTCACACCTTGAGCTATTCTATTCTAACTACACCTTATTGTGGATTACCCATAGGAAGTGCTGAAGTCTTGGTTTCAGGTGGAGTAGGTCCATTCGAGTATTCCTGGGAATCTACATCTGAGTCCACGGCTGTCTCTGAGGTTTTAAAAGCAGGAACACATACAGTGAGTGTCACCGATCAATACACGGGTTGTAATGAGTTTATAGATGTGGTCCTATCCGATGGTGAGCCTTTGACAGCAAGTCAATCAGTTATTAATGCCACTTGTAATCAAAACAATGGCGAAGCAATAGTGAATATTTCTGGCGGTGTGGAACCCTACTCTTATGAATGGATTGGGTTATCGAATCCCACTAATAATCAAACCAATCTTTTTGCAGGTAACTACACCGTTATAATTACAGATGCAGTTGGATGTACATTAAGTTATAATGTAATCATCAATAATGAAGATGGACCAACTATAGATAGTTTTTTAACTTCTTCGTCTTGGTGTGGTTTAGCAACGGGTGAAGCATCTGTGACGGTAAGTGGAGGTACCTCGCCATATATTTACCAATGGATAACAACTAATCCTGTTCAAACATCGGCAACAGCCATTAATCTATTAGCAGGTGAGCACATAGTACAAATTACGGATGCTACCGGTTGTATTGTCTCTCAATCAATTATTGTAACAGATGATGCATCATTGGAACCATCTATTGAGGTGGTTGATATTTCAAATTCTGCATGTGACTTGGCAATTGGTTCTGCATCAGTACAGATGACAGGTGGTTTACCACCCTATACTTATCAGTGGAATGACAATAGCAATTCAACCAATGCAACAGCAACTGGTCTTATTGCTGGAACATATACTGTCATTGGTACGGATAAAAAAGGCTGCCAGGTGAGTGTTAGTTTACAAGTGGTTGATGAACCTGATCCCGTGCTGAGTTTTGTTTCTAAAACCTCATCTGCATGTGGACTTTCATTAGGTACAGCTGAAGTACTAATGAGTGGAGGGGAGGAGCCCTATACATATTATTGGAATGATCCTGAAAATCAAACAACATCATTTGCTGAAAGGCTAAGTGCAGGATCTTATCAGGTATATGGCGAAGATGCCAATGGGTGCACAACTAATACTTTACAGATTAGTATTAATGACTTACCATCCATGCAAATTAATACTGTTGAAATCATACCAACTTCTTGTCATGATAGTGCCGATGGAGAGGCCATCATTGAGGTTGTTAATGCTGCAGAACCTTATTCTATTTCCTGGAACGATAATAACAGCCAGAATGATCTTCATTTAGTGAATGTTTCAGGAGGTGATTATGAAGTAACAATTATTGATAATAATGGATGTAGCCAATCACTTACTGTAACAATACCATCTCCTGAACCAATATCTATTTTAAATACTGTTTATACAGAACCATCTTGTTTTGACGGGTGCGATGGAAGCATTGAAGTTTATGCTACTGGTGGCGTGGGAGGTTATAGCTTCGAATGGTCTGACGGACAAAATGGCAATATAGCAACTGGTCTTTGTGCAGGAATACAGGAATTGACAATTCGAGATAGAAATGGTTGTGCTTTTACAACAACGTTTGATCTCGGTCAACCAGATAAAATTACTGAAACAGGAATACCCGAACATGAGATACTTTGTGAGGGGCAAACCGTCACTTTGAATCCTGGCCCTACCTGGTCAGGTCATATTTGGGAGTCCGACAATGGATTTTATTCTGAAGAAACATCTGTTACTTTATCCGACCCAGGGAATTACTATTTAAGCGTATTTTCTGAAAATAACTGCCTTGTTCAGGATACCTTCTTACTTGAGAATAGAGATGATATTTTAGAAGCACATTTCTTGATGGCTACTGAAGCTGAAGTAGGTGATACCGTTGTAATTGTAGAAATATCGTGGCCTGAACCAGATAATATCACTTGGGAAATACCATCAGCGGCAAGGGAAATTAGTTCAGGTTCATTTTTCAAAGAACTTGTTTTTGAAGAAAGTGGAAATCATTCTGTCGGACTAAATGCCACTATTGGCGAATGCGAAGATTTTTATTCTAAATCAATCAGAATTTTTGGAAGGGGTGAGTTAAGAACCAACGGTCGCTCTGCTTCAGAAGAACTAATTAAACAGTTCATCATTTATCCTAACCCTAACGATGGTGAATTTACCATTAGGGTTCTACTCTCAACGGTTGATGATGTAGAATTATCAATCGTAAGCCTTCAAAATGGTTTGATTGAGTCAAAATACTTAGGTCAAGAGGCCAATGAATATAATGTGGAATTTAATCTCCCACAATTAGTAAAAGGGGTGTATTTAGCCAATCTACGAGTGGGAAATAAAGAGAAGAATTTAAGGTTCGTTGTGAAATAA